One genomic region from Jiangella sp. DSM 45060 encodes:
- a CDS encoding S8 family serine peptidase, giving the protein MGRLRRATTALASAIGLTCTALVLSGATTAGVEAPDPAPPGSGGPPSALAGLDQQTYQLTLVTGDHVTVERTAPGDYDVQAQAAERPDGSVPGIQVTNHGDGDALYAIPDDVAGQIESGLLDEKLFDVAYLAENGYADRADLPLIVEYAGAQDARSLTGRTAALAATATSVPLDSIDAAAVTVPLAGAADFWASLTGGRNRLAAGVERVWLDPAVSVSLDESVPQIGADEARAAGLDGAGVTVAVLDTGIDPTHPDVAGQIVASRSFIPEQEVADGHGHGTHVASTVAGTGAASEGRYTGVAPGADLVVGKVLSDAGSSVGSSVIAGMEWAAVEQDADIVSMSLGGGPTDGTDPLSQAVNTLSEQTGALFVIAAGNNGRDFTVASPGAADAALTVGAVDKQDALASFSSRGPRRGDYAIKPEITAPGVSIGAARAAGTSMNGAVHIDDHYTRVSGTSMATPHVAGAAAILAQQHPDWTGPQLKSALVASAEDGGYTVYEQGAGRLDVARAVGQQVQVSPATADFGFLRLPVEGDPLTRTLTYANPTDQPVTLDLTVAARDDDGPGVPDGAVRLDRDTVELPAGGSAPVVVTFDQNAVAPGVYTGGVVATADGVRLTTPLGMTIGEQLHTITVRQLHSGDPDGWNPSSVTLAPIDGDATPSTRDGWVSRGGGVDVRTPDEWAAGVEFQVPTGTYIAFTNSVQWYDTETGGTNWGTLVDPEVEITGDAEIVLDAADAEKLSFDTPLPAEGHQRRMVMQRWVPDHVAAGGGFVTLAENPTSANGRVDYWLTPTDEVETGEFRMIVESTLVAPDLSMRAAGHDDLALRPEYPEWGKPFATVGPPGFTVGEPAVDGVPAAAAPGPVVASGAPIELSVRVTNPAGSSTWTELGARTPLGAGTCATDTLGGGQSTTCGLSTTAVAGPQAVPVIVTGTTPDAVGRPVPLAGVAVAHYTGAADPNSPPPPSGTAVAIVATTASGQAAQRSPGPDLETGTDVTIAATVRNTGTTTLREVVTESDLGALSCMRQELAPGEETTCSVTAPVTDGRSAVAVTTVGRDTEGAAGAAAIAYYAGRTKPAMFSGRQELDVVDAGFGTPDELAELDLSGALVLLRADPARFDGQPRHCWPAVEAVDAVVAAGAAGIAMSPNEEHVFADLPGSSLDGSVWCEVAPLQSSTVVSQFDDAMAQVPLVYLPFDQGAALRELAGDGLRLTVEGTPVTPYYYQLRPALDGAIPDSLHFTVDEDDLVTIDHRIHAGAKTGIGVTMASWRAADSAAGPRTTGTQALPPFATTAPWEVTEFSWPLDPDTVVRHEVQDFGSPAGRQVRYDVFDEPTRTTMVWNDSPPVPAPVPSPAGTAPVGYQTHGYLPSDLAPCAGCREGDVFYPHLRYTASSDPGQIGWDQVGQFGQLANDRNTHLYRDGVEVAGGPDPVGRTLLAYQLPPEPADYRLTHRFGPTETAWEFRSGTADEDLLADPYVCDSEWMTRVLKRPPLGTPCRPEPLIFLRYDLGLDLTNRVEAPGPQRITVTTDRQPSRRPQPEVEGLRLWVSYDQGGEWTEARVRPRGDGEFEVTALHRPANRRASDVVSLRVEAWDEAGNRVEQTIRDAYRLTDREDAAGPR; this is encoded by the coding sequence ATGGGAAGACTGCGACGCGCGACCACGGCCCTGGCCTCGGCCATCGGCCTGACCTGCACCGCACTGGTCCTGTCCGGAGCGACGACGGCGGGCGTCGAGGCGCCCGATCCGGCCCCGCCCGGCAGCGGCGGACCACCGTCGGCGCTCGCCGGCCTGGACCAGCAGACCTACCAGCTCACCCTCGTCACCGGCGATCACGTGACGGTCGAGCGGACGGCCCCCGGCGACTACGACGTCCAGGCGCAGGCGGCCGAGCGCCCGGACGGTTCCGTGCCCGGGATCCAGGTGACCAACCACGGCGACGGCGACGCGCTGTACGCCATCCCGGACGACGTCGCCGGGCAGATCGAGTCCGGCCTGCTCGACGAGAAGCTGTTCGACGTCGCCTACCTGGCCGAGAACGGCTACGCCGATCGCGCCGACCTGCCGCTGATCGTCGAGTACGCGGGCGCGCAGGACGCCCGCAGCCTGACCGGCCGCACCGCCGCGCTCGCGGCGACGGCCACCAGCGTCCCGCTGGACAGCATCGACGCCGCCGCGGTGACGGTGCCGCTGGCCGGCGCCGCCGACTTCTGGGCGTCGCTGACCGGCGGACGGAACCGGCTGGCGGCCGGCGTCGAGCGGGTCTGGCTGGACCCCGCGGTCTCCGTCAGCCTGGACGAGAGCGTCCCGCAGATCGGCGCCGACGAGGCCCGGGCGGCCGGACTGGACGGCGCCGGCGTCACCGTAGCGGTCCTGGACACCGGGATCGACCCGACCCATCCGGACGTCGCCGGCCAGATCGTGGCCAGCCGCAGCTTCATCCCGGAACAGGAGGTCGCCGACGGCCACGGGCACGGCACCCACGTCGCGTCGACCGTCGCCGGCACCGGCGCCGCCTCGGAGGGCCGCTACACCGGCGTCGCGCCGGGCGCCGACCTCGTCGTCGGCAAGGTGCTGTCCGACGCCGGCAGCAGCGTCGGCTCGTCGGTCATCGCCGGCATGGAGTGGGCCGCCGTCGAGCAGGACGCCGACATCGTCAGCATGAGCCTCGGCGGCGGACCGACCGACGGGACGGACCCGCTGAGCCAGGCCGTCAACACGCTGTCGGAGCAGACCGGCGCGCTGTTCGTCATCGCCGCGGGCAACAACGGCCGCGACTTCACCGTCGCCTCCCCCGGCGCCGCGGACGCGGCGCTGACCGTCGGCGCCGTCGACAAGCAGGACGCGCTCGCCTCGTTCTCCAGCCGCGGACCCCGTCGCGGCGACTACGCGATCAAGCCCGAGATCACCGCACCCGGGGTGTCGATCGGCGCGGCCCGCGCGGCCGGCACCAGCATGAACGGCGCGGTGCACATCGACGACCACTACACCCGGGTCAGCGGCACCTCGATGGCGACGCCGCACGTCGCAGGCGCCGCCGCGATCCTGGCGCAGCAACACCCGGACTGGACCGGTCCGCAGCTGAAGTCGGCGCTGGTGGCCAGCGCCGAGGACGGCGGGTACACGGTCTACGAGCAGGGCGCCGGGCGGCTGGACGTCGCACGGGCGGTCGGCCAGCAGGTCCAGGTGAGCCCCGCGACCGCCGACTTCGGCTTCCTGCGACTGCCAGTCGAGGGCGACCCCCTGACCCGGACGCTGACCTACGCCAACCCCACGGACCAGCCCGTGACGCTGGACCTGACGGTGGCCGCGCGCGACGACGACGGTCCCGGGGTGCCGGACGGCGCCGTGCGGCTGGACCGCGACACCGTCGAGCTGCCGGCCGGCGGATCGGCCCCGGTCGTCGTCACGTTCGACCAGAACGCCGTGGCGCCCGGCGTCTACACAGGCGGCGTCGTGGCGACCGCGGACGGCGTCAGGCTCACCACGCCGCTCGGGATGACCATCGGCGAGCAGCTGCACACGATCACCGTCCGCCAGCTGCACTCCGGCGACCCGGACGGCTGGAACCCCAGCAGCGTGACGCTCGCGCCGATCGACGGCGACGCCACGCCGTCGACCCGGGACGGCTGGGTCTCGCGCGGCGGCGGTGTCGACGTCCGGACCCCGGACGAGTGGGCGGCAGGCGTGGAGTTCCAGGTGCCGACCGGCACCTACATCGCCTTCACCAACTCCGTGCAGTGGTACGACACCGAGACCGGCGGCACGAACTGGGGCACCCTCGTCGATCCCGAGGTGGAGATCACCGGCGACGCCGAGATCGTGCTGGACGCCGCCGACGCGGAGAAGCTCAGCTTCGACACCCCGCTGCCGGCCGAGGGCCACCAGCGCCGGATGGTGATGCAACGCTGGGTGCCCGACCACGTGGCGGCCGGCGGCGGGTTCGTGACGCTCGCGGAGAACCCGACCTCGGCGAACGGGCGGGTCGACTACTGGCTGACGCCGACCGACGAGGTGGAGACCGGCGAGTTCCGGATGATCGTCGAGAGCACGCTGGTCGCGCCGGACCTGTCGATGCGGGCGGCCGGGCACGACGACCTCGCGCTGCGACCGGAGTACCCCGAATGGGGCAAACCGTTCGCGACCGTCGGACCGCCCGGCTTCACCGTCGGCGAGCCGGCCGTCGACGGCGTCCCCGCCGCGGCCGCACCCGGGCCGGTCGTCGCGAGCGGGGCGCCGATCGAGCTGTCGGTGCGGGTGACGAACCCGGCGGGGTCGTCCACCTGGACCGAGCTGGGAGCTCGCACGCCACTCGGCGCCGGGACCTGCGCCACGGACACCCTCGGCGGCGGTCAGTCGACCACCTGCGGCCTGAGCACGACGGCCGTGGCCGGGCCGCAGGCGGTGCCCGTCATCGTCACCGGCACCACTCCCGACGCGGTCGGCCGGCCGGTGCCGCTGGCCGGCGTGGCCGTGGCCCACTACACCGGCGCGGCGGACCCGAACAGCCCGCCGCCGCCGTCCGGGACCGCCGTCGCGATCGTCGCGACGACCGCGTCCGGCCAGGCCGCGCAGCGGTCGCCGGGCCCGGACCTGGAGACCGGGACCGACGTGACCATCGCGGCGACGGTCCGCAACACCGGGACCACGACGCTGCGCGAGGTGGTCACGGAGAGCGACCTGGGAGCGCTGAGCTGCATGCGGCAGGAGCTGGCGCCGGGCGAGGAGACGACCTGCTCGGTGACGGCGCCGGTGACGGACGGACGGTCCGCGGTCGCCGTCACCACCGTCGGCCGGGACACCGAGGGCGCCGCTGGCGCCGCTGCCATCGCCTACTACGCCGGCCGGACCAAACCGGCGATGTTCTCCGGGCGCCAGGAGCTCGACGTCGTGGACGCCGGGTTCGGCACGCCGGACGAGCTCGCCGAGCTGGACCTGAGCGGAGCGCTGGTGCTGCTGCGGGCCGACCCGGCGCGGTTCGACGGCCAGCCGAGGCACTGCTGGCCCGCCGTCGAGGCGGTGGACGCCGTGGTGGCGGCGGGCGCCGCCGGCATCGCGATGTCGCCGAACGAGGAGCACGTCTTCGCCGACCTCCCGGGCTCGTCCCTGGACGGCAGCGTGTGGTGCGAGGTGGCGCCGCTGCAGAGCTCGACCGTGGTGAGCCAGTTCGACGACGCGATGGCCCAGGTGCCGCTGGTCTACCTGCCGTTCGACCAGGGCGCCGCCCTGCGCGAGCTGGCCGGCGACGGCCTGCGCCTCACCGTCGAGGGGACGCCCGTCACGCCGTACTACTACCAGCTGCGCCCGGCGCTGGACGGCGCGATCCCGGACTCGCTGCACTTCACCGTCGACGAGGACGACCTGGTCACGATCGACCACCGGATCCATGCCGGTGCGAAGACGGGCATCGGCGTGACGATGGCGTCGTGGCGGGCCGCCGACTCGGCGGCCGGGCCACGCACCACCGGCACCCAGGCGCTGCCGCCGTTCGCCACGACGGCGCCGTGGGAGGTGACCGAGTTCTCCTGGCCGCTGGACCCCGACACCGTCGTCCGTCACGAGGTGCAGGACTTCGGCTCGCCGGCCGGGCGGCAGGTCCGCTACGACGTCTTCGACGAGCCCACCCGCACCACGATGGTGTGGAACGACTCGCCGCCGGTGCCCGCGCCGGTGCCGTCGCCGGCCGGGACCGCGCCGGTCGGATACCAGACGCACGGCTACCTGCCGTCGGACCTGGCCCCGTGCGCCGGCTGCCGGGAGGGCGACGTCTTCTACCCGCACCTGCGCTACACGGCGTCGTCCGACCCGGGCCAGATCGGCTGGGACCAGGTCGGCCAGTTCGGGCAGCTGGCCAACGACCGGAACACCCACCTCTACCGCGATGGCGTCGAGGTCGCGGGCGGGCCGGACCCGGTGGGGCGGACGCTGCTCGCGTACCAGTTGCCGCCGGAGCCGGCCGACTACCGGCTGACCCACCGGTTCGGCCCGACGGAGACCGCGTGGGAGTTCCGCTCCGGCACGGCCGACGAGGACCTGCTGGCCGACCCGTACGTCTGCGACTCCGAGTGGATGACCCGGGTGTTGAAGCGCCCGCCGCTGGGCACGCCGTGCCGGCCGGAGCCGCTGATCTTCCTCCGCTACGACCTCGGGCTGGACCTGACGAACCGGGTGGAGGCGCCGGGCCCGCAGCGGATCACGGTGACCACCGACCGCCAGCCGTCGCGGCGGCCGCAGCCGGAGGTCGAGGGGCTGCGCCTCTGGGTCAGCTACGACCAGGGCGGTGAGTGGACCGAAGCCCGCGTCCGTCCCCGCGGCGACGGTGAGTTCGAGGTGACGGCGCTGCACCGCCCCGCCAACCGCCGCGCCTCGGACGTCGTCAGCCTGCGGGTGGAGGCCTGGGACGAGGCCGGCAACCGGGTCGAGCAGACCATCCGCGACGCCTACCGCCTCACCGACCGGGAGGACGCCGCCGGGCCGCGCTGA
- a CDS encoding RNA polymerase sigma factor RpoD/SigA yields the protein MVPVIRSRAEGRALPSQRGRPDGDLSEVSRPGDAVPTTVVDDDEPAAAPAPRLSDPGPGSGTDLTRRYLREIGRIPLLTGPEEVRLARAIEAGLLAGERLATGDAGADVDALAEVVRLGQRAKASLIEANLRLVVSIARRYTRRGLPLLDLIQEGNVGLIRAVERFDHARGFKFSTYATWWIRQAISRALAEQGRTIRLPVHVVDELNRVLRVLRTLAQREARDPTVEELAAATSLPADRVVELLSYSEEPVSLQLPVGESSENTFGDFVEDTDELSPDELVAQLLLRDQVEQVLDGLSERERAVVRLRYGLHDGRTRTLEEVGREFGVTRERVRQIEHRTLTKLRRNEWASELRDYLG from the coding sequence GTGGTGCCGGTGATCCGATCGAGGGCGGAGGGTCGCGCGCTGCCGTCCCAGCGTGGACGGCCGGACGGTGATCTTTCCGAGGTCAGCAGGCCGGGCGATGCTGTGCCCACGACCGTCGTCGACGACGACGAGCCGGCCGCGGCGCCGGCGCCGCGGCTGTCCGATCCCGGGCCCGGCAGCGGCACCGACCTCACCCGCCGCTATCTGCGTGAGATCGGCCGCATCCCGCTGCTCACGGGGCCCGAGGAGGTGCGGCTGGCCCGCGCCATCGAGGCCGGGCTGCTGGCCGGCGAGCGGCTGGCCACCGGCGACGCGGGCGCCGACGTCGACGCGCTGGCCGAGGTGGTCCGGCTCGGCCAGCGGGCCAAGGCCAGTCTCATCGAGGCCAACCTGCGCCTCGTCGTCTCCATCGCGCGCCGCTACACCCGGCGGGGGCTGCCGCTGCTCGACCTCATCCAGGAGGGCAACGTCGGCCTCATCCGCGCCGTCGAGCGGTTCGACCACGCGCGCGGGTTCAAGTTCTCCACCTACGCCACGTGGTGGATCCGGCAGGCCATCAGCCGGGCGCTGGCCGAGCAGGGCCGCACCATCCGGCTGCCGGTCCACGTGGTCGACGAGCTCAACCGCGTGCTGCGCGTGCTGCGCACGCTGGCCCAGCGCGAGGCCCGCGACCCCACCGTCGAGGAGCTGGCCGCCGCCACCTCGCTGCCCGCCGACCGCGTCGTCGAGCTGCTCTCGTATTCGGAGGAGCCGGTCAGCCTGCAGCTGCCGGTCGGCGAGTCGTCGGAGAACACGTTCGGCGACTTCGTCGAGGACACCGACGAGCTCTCGCCCGACGAGCTGGTCGCCCAGCTGCTGCTGCGCGACCAGGTCGAGCAGGTCCTCGACGGCCTCAGCGAGCGCGAGCGGGCGGTCGTCCGGCTCCGCTACGGCCTGCACGACGGCCGCACCCGCACGCTCGAGGAGGTCGGCCGCGAGTTCGGCGTCACGCGCGAACGGGTCCGGCAGATCGAGCACCGCACGCTGACGAAGCTGCGGCGCAACGAGTGGGCCAGTGAGCTGCGCGACTACCTGGGCTGA
- a CDS encoding sugar phosphate isomerase/epimerase, translating to MCYGYDGDRALDESLARRGLGRRSFLLGAAAAAGGVLAGGLAGALPASAGAQPTGRKIVPRGAISIQLWTVRDALAPGALYDATLRSIADYGYTKVEQALGYFGRTAAQLRDFYDEIGISCSSSHDGISADQASLEAKLENAATLGQRFIVVPFLASDSLSDWQLWAEQMNEEAALARRYGLRYGYHNHAHEFTTDLGGGVTPWEVLTTELDPKLVHLEVDLYWAVTGGINTGVPVSESEQFAIDVIDAAPQRTLQYHVKDRHLSGGDMADLGTGHIDFATIFRAHRVLEYIVENDTPDVTPLQTAEVGYRYLTELRMR from the coding sequence ATGTGCTACGGATACGACGGCGATCGTGCCCTTGACGAGTCGCTGGCCCGCCGCGGGCTGGGCCGGCGCTCGTTCCTGCTGGGCGCGGCCGCGGCCGCCGGCGGCGTGCTGGCCGGTGGGCTGGCCGGCGCCCTGCCCGCGTCGGCCGGCGCCCAGCCCACGGGCCGCAAGATCGTGCCCCGCGGCGCCATCAGCATCCAGCTGTGGACGGTGCGCGACGCGCTGGCGCCCGGCGCCCTCTACGACGCGACGCTGCGCTCGATCGCCGACTACGGCTACACGAAGGTCGAGCAGGCGCTCGGGTACTTCGGCCGCACCGCCGCGCAGCTGCGTGACTTCTACGACGAGATCGGCATCTCGTGCTCGTCCAGCCACGACGGCATCAGCGCCGACCAGGCGTCGCTGGAGGCGAAGCTGGAGAACGCCGCCACGCTCGGCCAGCGCTTCATCGTCGTCCCGTTCCTCGCCTCGGACAGCCTGTCCGACTGGCAGCTGTGGGCCGAGCAGATGAACGAGGAGGCGGCGCTGGCGCGGCGGTACGGGCTGCGCTACGGCTACCACAACCACGCGCACGAGTTCACCACCGACCTCGGCGGCGGCGTCACCCCGTGGGAGGTGCTGACCACGGAGCTGGACCCGAAGCTCGTCCACCTCGAGGTCGACCTCTACTGGGCGGTCACCGGCGGCATCAACACCGGCGTGCCGGTCTCGGAGTCGGAGCAGTTCGCCATCGACGTCATCGACGCCGCGCCGCAGCGGACGCTGCAGTACCACGTCAAGGACCGGCACCTGTCCGGCGGCGACATGGCCGACCTCGGCACCGGGCACATCGACTTCGCGACGATCTTCCGCGCGCACCGCGTGCTGGAGTACATCGTCGAGAACGACACCCCGGACGTCACCCCGCTGCAGACGGCGGAGGTCGGCTACCGGTACCTGACCGAGCTGCGGATGCGCTGA
- a CDS encoding nucleotide pyrophosphatase/phosphodiesterase family protein — MNKLLVLDVVGLTPRLLEHTPNLRAIAGDGWQAALGTVLPAVTCSVQSTFLTGAMPRDHGVVGNGWYFRDLGEIYLWRQHNRLVRGEKVWDLARQARPGYTVANVCWWYAMGADTDWTVTPRPIYHADGRKSPDCYTRPPALHDELTRSLGEFPLFQYWGPTASIKSSEWIVQATRRLMPQADLTLAYVPHLDYDLQRFGPHSPQAVAAARDVDRVLAPLLTEARDQGVTVVALSEYGIGPASRPVHVNRALRQAGLLDVYTQAGMEYLDPWASRAFAVADHQVAHVYVRDPADLEAVREQCEALPGVDLVLDKQAQREFGLDHERSGELVLVADLGAWFTYYYWLHDDRAPDFARGVEIHRKPGYDPAELFLDPADPRVKLRAGANLAKKKLGLRYAMNVVPLDGQWVRGTHGRLPDDPADGPVLLCSDPSTARDQLAATDVRDLMLELAGLSTPARNR; from the coding sequence GTGAACAAGCTGCTCGTGCTCGACGTCGTCGGCCTGACGCCGCGGCTGTTGGAGCACACCCCGAACCTGCGGGCGATCGCCGGCGACGGCTGGCAGGCGGCGCTGGGCACGGTGCTGCCCGCGGTGACCTGCTCGGTCCAGTCGACGTTCCTCACCGGCGCGATGCCGCGCGACCACGGCGTCGTCGGGAACGGCTGGTACTTCCGCGACCTCGGCGAGATCTACCTGTGGCGCCAGCACAACCGGCTGGTGCGGGGGGAGAAGGTGTGGGACCTCGCCCGGCAGGCTCGCCCCGGGTACACCGTCGCGAACGTGTGCTGGTGGTACGCGATGGGCGCCGACACCGACTGGACGGTGACGCCGCGGCCGATCTACCACGCCGACGGCCGCAAGTCGCCGGACTGCTACACCCGGCCGCCGGCGCTGCACGACGAGCTGACCCGGTCGCTGGGGGAGTTCCCGCTGTTCCAGTACTGGGGCCCGACGGCGTCGATCAAGTCGTCGGAGTGGATCGTGCAGGCGACCCGCCGGCTGATGCCGCAGGCCGACCTCACGCTCGCCTACGTCCCGCACCTCGACTACGACCTGCAGCGGTTCGGGCCGCACAGCCCGCAGGCCGTCGCCGCCGCCCGCGACGTCGACCGGGTACTGGCGCCGCTGCTCACCGAGGCGCGCGACCAGGGCGTCACCGTCGTCGCGCTGAGCGAGTACGGCATCGGCCCGGCCAGCCGCCCGGTGCACGTCAACCGGGCGCTGCGCCAGGCCGGGCTGCTCGACGTCTACACGCAGGCCGGCATGGAGTACCTGGACCCGTGGGCGTCGCGGGCGTTCGCCGTCGCCGACCACCAGGTGGCGCACGTCTACGTGCGCGACCCCGCCGACCTCGAAGCCGTCCGGGAACAGTGTGAGGCGCTGCCCGGCGTCGACCTCGTGCTGGACAAGCAGGCGCAGCGCGAGTTCGGGCTGGACCACGAGCGTTCCGGCGAGCTGGTGCTGGTGGCCGACCTCGGCGCCTGGTTCACCTACTACTACTGGCTGCACGACGACCGCGCGCCCGACTTCGCCCGCGGCGTCGAGATCCACCGCAAGCCCGGCTACGACCCTGCCGAGCTGTTCCTCGACCCCGCCGATCCGCGGGTCAAGCTGCGCGCGGGCGCGAACCTGGCGAAGAAGAAGCTGGGGCTGCGCTACGCGATGAACGTCGTGCCGCTGGACGGGCAGTGGGTCCGCGGCACGCACGGCCGGCTGCCAGACGACCCCGCCGACGGGCCCGTGCTGCTGTGCAGCGACCCGTCGACGGCCCGCGACCAGCTCGCCGCCACCGACGTCCGCGACCTGATGCTCGAGCTGGCCGGGCTCAGCACGCCCGCACGTAACCGATAG
- a CDS encoding sugar phosphate isomerase/epimerase, translating to MARPITLFTGQWADLPFEEVARLAGEWGYDGLEIACWGDHLDVWRAAEDDAYVKSRHDILEKNGLKVWAISNHLKGQAVCDDPIDQRHRAILPDRIWGDGDPEGVRQRAAEEMKVTARAAARLGVNTVVGFTGSAIWKYVAMFPPASDDMIAAGYRDFADRWNPILDVYDEVGVRFAHEVHPSEIAYDYWTTVQTLEAIGHREAFGLNWDPSHMVWQDLDPVAFLWDFRDRIYHVDCKDTKKQLGNGRNGRLSSHLPWADPRRGWDFVSTGHGDVPWEQSFRMLNAIGYDGPISVEWEDAGMDRLRGAPEALEFVRSNLFDAPAAAFDAAFSSTD from the coding sequence ATGGCACGACCGATCACCCTCTTCACCGGGCAGTGGGCCGACCTGCCGTTCGAGGAGGTCGCCCGGCTGGCCGGCGAATGGGGCTACGACGGCCTCGAGATCGCCTGCTGGGGCGACCACCTGGACGTGTGGCGCGCCGCCGAGGACGACGCCTACGTGAAGTCGCGGCACGACATCCTGGAGAAGAACGGCCTGAAGGTCTGGGCGATCTCCAACCACCTCAAGGGCCAGGCCGTCTGCGACGACCCGATCGACCAGCGGCACCGCGCCATCCTCCCGGACCGCATCTGGGGCGACGGCGACCCCGAAGGCGTCCGTCAGCGCGCCGCCGAGGAGATGAAGGTGACGGCGCGCGCGGCCGCCCGGCTCGGCGTGAACACCGTCGTCGGGTTCACCGGCTCGGCGATCTGGAAGTACGTCGCGATGTTCCCGCCGGCCTCCGACGACATGATCGCCGCCGGCTACCGCGACTTCGCCGACCGCTGGAACCCGATTCTCGACGTGTACGACGAGGTCGGCGTGCGGTTCGCGCACGAGGTGCACCCGTCCGAGATCGCCTACGACTACTGGACCACGGTGCAGACGCTGGAGGCGATCGGGCACCGCGAGGCGTTCGGGCTCAACTGGGACCCCAGCCACATGGTGTGGCAGGACCTCGACCCCGTCGCGTTCCTGTGGGACTTCCGCGACCGCATCTACCACGTCGACTGCAAGGACACGAAGAAGCAGCTCGGCAACGGCCGCAACGGCCGGCTCAGCTCACACCTGCCGTGGGCCGACCCGCGGCGCGGCTGGGACTTCGTCTCCACCGGCCACGGCGACGTGCCCTGGGAGCAGTCGTTCCGCATGCTCAACGCGATCGGCTACGACGGCCCCATCTCGGTCGAGTGGGAGGACGCCGGCATGGACCGGCTGCGCGGCGCCCCCGAGGCCCTCGAGTTCGTCCGGTCGAACCTGTTCGACGCGCCCGCTGCGGCCTTCGACGCCGCGTTCAGCTCCACCGACTAG